In one Neobacillus sp. CF12 genomic region, the following are encoded:
- the comER gene encoding late competence protein ComER — protein sequence MKIGIIGTGNMGTILVEALIDGKAVSPSSMVITNRSKTKAMLLKDKYRGIRVGENAAEVASQSDLVFICVKPLDVYKILNEINPHLNNRKCIISITSPIDTNLLEEKTTCSVVRVIPSITNRALAGVSLITYGGHCSENWKTKVESLFAKISVPVTIDEKITRVASDIVSCGPAFFSYLLQRFILAAVKETEIDQETATVMASEMIIGLGELIKQGHYTLPSLQEKVCVKGGITGEGIKVMEEELGEIFEHIFQATHAKFNEDLEKVNSQFYKH from the coding sequence ATGAAAATTGGTATCATTGGTACCGGTAATATGGGGACAATTTTGGTCGAGGCTTTAATCGATGGAAAAGCAGTTTCCCCTTCTTCAATGGTTATTACAAATAGATCAAAAACAAAAGCGATGCTGCTTAAAGATAAATATAGAGGGATCAGGGTTGGGGAAAATGCAGCTGAAGTGGCATCTCAATCCGATTTAGTGTTTATTTGTGTTAAACCTTTGGATGTCTATAAAATACTTAATGAGATTAATCCACATTTGAATAATAGAAAATGTATCATTTCCATCACAAGTCCTATCGATACAAACCTTCTTGAGGAGAAGACAACTTGTTCAGTGGTCAGGGTTATTCCGAGCATTACAAATCGTGCATTAGCGGGAGTCTCTCTCATTACGTATGGGGGTCATTGCAGTGAGAATTGGAAAACAAAAGTAGAGAGTTTGTTCGCGAAGATTTCGGTTCCAGTAACAATTGATGAGAAAATAACAAGAGTTGCTTCTGATATCGTTAGCTGTGGTCCAGCATTTTTCAGTTATCTTCTGCAACGTTTTATTCTTGCAGCTGTAAAAGAAACTGAGATCGATCAAGAGACAGCAACGGTAATGGCTAGTGAGATGATTATAGGACTAGGAGAGTTAATAAAACAAGGGCATTATACATTACCTTCATTACAAGAAAAGGTTTGTGTTAAGGGCGGTATTACTGGTGAGGGCATTAAGGTGATGGAGGAAGAGCTTGGAGAAATCTTCGAACACATTTTCCAAGCAACCCATGCAAAATTTAATGAAGACCTTGAAAAAGTTAATTCGCAATTCTATAAGCATTAA
- a CDS encoding helix-hairpin-helix domain-containing protein gives MKDWINEHKLYIIIAAILALGAIYYVLEESKSVVSNVENFVPPEVKDENEIQKTQNQTEEVAIIIVDVKGQVKMPGVYSSKQGERVIDVIQRAGGLTENADESKVNFAEHVQDAMVIYIPAMGEEGIPVAAGTTGTLPHTDGGSTNQAKINLNKADINELQNLPGIGPSKATAIIEYRETNGLFKSVEDLKNISGIGDKTFEKLKDLIVVQ, from the coding sequence TTGAAGGATTGGATAAATGAGCATAAGCTTTATATCATTATTGCGGCCATTCTAGCCTTAGGAGCCATTTATTATGTCTTAGAGGAAAGTAAATCTGTTGTGAGTAATGTAGAAAATTTTGTTCCACCAGAAGTAAAGGACGAGAATGAAATCCAAAAAACTCAAAACCAGACTGAGGAAGTTGCTATTATAATAGTGGATGTAAAGGGGCAGGTGAAAATGCCAGGGGTGTATTCATCTAAACAGGGAGAAAGGGTGATAGATGTAATACAACGAGCTGGAGGACTAACTGAAAACGCAGATGAAAGCAAAGTGAATTTTGCAGAGCATGTTCAAGATGCTATGGTTATTTATATTCCTGCAATGGGAGAGGAAGGGATTCCCGTTGCGGCGGGAACAACAGGGACACTTCCGCACACGGACGGTGGATCAACAAACCAAGCAAAAATTAATCTCAATAAGGCAGATATAAATGAATTGCAAAACTTACCTGGAATTGGTCCTTCAAAAGCCACTGCCATAATCGAATATAGAGAAACAAATGGGTTGTTTAAAAGTGTTGAAGATTTGAAAAATATTAGCGGGATTGGTGATAAAACATTTGAAAAACTAAAAGATCTAATTGTTGTTCAATAA
- a CDS encoding ComE operon protein 2, producing MERISWDQYFMAQSHLLALRSTCTRLTVGATIVRDKRIIAGGYNGSIAGGDHCIDKGCYVIDNHCVRTIHAEMNALLQCAKFGVPTADSEIYVTHFPCLQCCKAIIQAGIKTVYYAEDYKNHPHAVELFQQASVKTEKVELKESVIDFRKISQ from the coding sequence GTGGAACGCATTTCATGGGATCAATATTTTATGGCGCAAAGCCATTTGCTGGCATTAAGAAGTACTTGCACTAGGTTAACAGTGGGAGCAACGATCGTTCGAGATAAGAGAATTATTGCAGGCGGCTACAACGGGTCAATTGCGGGTGGAGACCATTGTATTGATAAAGGCTGCTATGTCATCGATAATCATTGTGTTAGGACGATTCATGCCGAAATGAATGCCCTCCTGCAATGTGCTAAATTTGGTGTACCTACAGCAGATTCAGAGATTTATGTTACTCATTTCCCATGCCTGCAGTGCTGTAAAGCGATAATACAAGCTGGGATTAAAACAGTCTATTATGCAGAGGATTATAAAAACCATCCCCACGCAGTGGAATTATTTCAGCAAGCAAGTGTAAAAACAGAAAAGGTTGAACTTAAAGAGTCTGTGATTGATTTTCGTAAAATAAGTCAATAA
- a CDS encoding DNA internalization-related competence protein ComEC/Rec2 has protein sequence MNGKYFYFAITAILGVLTSLFFFLPSVLCSIIYFYLLYRYKRYTKLQLVLLTCLFLLFFITGKHTIINNKTNLPDSLTTFYLEYTENTKLDGDLLQVRAIDLKNKERLLIRYKIKSEEEKDTLKGTNFYGRVCYVKGVLTDPSIAKNPNAFNYRKYLASKKVYYVLEIENNPLNQCAEVKSTPLTLIKEVRFTGIHYLEKHFPPEIASLSAALIFGDRSMFDPEVLLNYQKTGIVHLLAISGLHVSLLIGMVFYLGIRIGLTRQFMTNFLLIILPIYAILTGASPSVIRAVLTLFLILSIIKWNKQIKLSPIDAISLTLMIYVFFSPLIILDAGFQLSFSVSYAIILSLRILPRYQQIITAMIAISIIAQLAALPILLYHFFEISFISIAANLLYIPLFSFLFLPGLYILFLIQIVFGDSPSILIALFMKIITLANGIIDYLADLSFAQLVTGRPNLMIFTIYVVIIFFIFLLWEAGFQQRRKQKAIYLAIALVTFQTVFNWANPFGEVTMIDVGQGDSILIHYPFGKGTYLIDTGGTIQFEEEEWKKAAKPYEVGRDVVVPYLKGKGITKIDKLILTHGDTDHIGGTLAVLKDIKVKQILMPSVAEPSKSEINIIQEANKRQIQVVKVAEGSQWKNGKSLFYVLSPEKNYQGERNSGSIAIIANIGGLNWFFGGDLDQEGEEKIIEKYPNLHIDVLKAGHHGSKTSTSEKFINKIKPSIALISVGERNRYGHPHNEVLEQLSNTTIYRTDNQGAITYRFYKDSGTFSAYLHKIKQ, from the coding sequence ATGAACGGTAAATATTTCTATTTTGCGATTACTGCCATATTAGGTGTATTAACTTCCCTTTTCTTTTTTCTGCCTTCTGTACTTTGTTCAATTATTTACTTTTATCTCCTCTACAGGTATAAAAGGTATACAAAATTACAATTGGTCCTCCTCACCTGCCTTTTTCTTCTCTTTTTCATCACCGGTAAACATACAATCATAAATAATAAAACCAACCTGCCAGATTCCCTTACAACCTTTTATCTAGAATATACGGAAAATACAAAGCTTGATGGTGATTTGCTTCAGGTTAGAGCAATTGACCTAAAGAATAAGGAAAGGCTTTTAATACGCTATAAAATTAAATCGGAGGAAGAAAAAGATACTCTAAAAGGCACCAATTTTTATGGACGTGTTTGTTATGTTAAAGGGGTATTAACAGACCCATCTATTGCTAAAAATCCCAATGCTTTTAACTACCGTAAATATTTAGCCAGTAAAAAAGTATATTATGTACTTGAAATAGAAAATAACCCCCTAAATCAATGTGCTGAAGTTAAATCAACTCCATTAACCCTGATTAAAGAAGTGCGATTTACTGGCATTCACTATTTGGAAAAACACTTTCCTCCAGAAATTGCTTCGCTGTCAGCTGCCTTAATATTTGGCGATAGAAGTATGTTTGACCCTGAAGTCCTATTGAATTATCAAAAAACCGGCATTGTTCATTTACTGGCAATTTCGGGCCTTCATGTTTCCTTGTTAATTGGAATGGTTTTTTATTTAGGAATTAGAATTGGTTTGACTAGGCAATTCATGACGAATTTTCTTCTGATCATTTTGCCGATATATGCCATTCTAACAGGTGCTTCTCCCTCGGTAATTCGCGCAGTTCTAACGCTCTTCCTTATTTTATCTATTATAAAATGGAACAAACAAATCAAATTGTCACCCATTGATGCCATAAGCCTTACATTAATGATTTATGTGTTTTTTTCTCCTTTAATTATCTTAGATGCCGGCTTTCAGCTATCTTTTTCAGTAAGTTATGCCATTATTTTATCACTCAGAATTTTACCAAGGTACCAACAAATTATCACAGCGATGATTGCTATATCCATTATCGCTCAGCTCGCAGCATTACCGATTTTACTTTATCATTTTTTTGAAATCTCCTTTATTAGCATTGCAGCCAATCTTCTTTATATCCCGCTTTTCTCGTTTTTATTTCTCCCAGGATTATATATCCTTTTTCTTATTCAAATTGTTTTTGGTGATAGTCCATCCATTCTCATAGCCCTATTTATGAAAATCATTACTTTAGCAAATGGAATAATTGACTATCTAGCAGACCTATCTTTCGCACAGCTTGTCACGGGAAGGCCAAACTTAATGATCTTTACTATTTATGTGGTGATCATCTTCTTTATTTTTCTATTATGGGAAGCGGGTTTTCAACAAAGGAGGAAACAAAAGGCTATTTATTTAGCGATTGCCTTAGTTACGTTTCAGACCGTATTTAATTGGGCAAATCCATTTGGTGAAGTCACTATGATAGATGTTGGACAGGGCGATAGTATTTTGATTCATTACCCCTTTGGTAAAGGTACTTATTTAATTGATACAGGGGGAACGATTCAATTTGAAGAGGAAGAGTGGAAAAAGGCAGCAAAACCATATGAAGTCGGAAGAGATGTGGTAGTCCCTTATTTAAAAGGAAAGGGTATTACAAAAATAGATAAACTCATTCTTACACATGGTGATACCGATCATATTGGCGGAACTCTTGCCGTTTTAAAGGATATAAAAGTGAAACAAATATTAATGCCCTCAGTTGCTGAACCTTCAAAATCTGAAATAAATATCATTCAGGAGGCAAATAAAAGACAAATTCAGGTTGTTAAGGTGGCTGAAGGGAGCCAATGGAAAAATGGTAAAAGTTTATTCTATGTTCTAAGTCCTGAAAAAAATTATCAAGGTGAACGAAATAGTGGTTCAATTGCGATTATCGCAAATATAGGAGGGCTTAACTGGTTTTTTGGCGGAGATCTCGACCAGGAGGGAGAAGAAAAGATTATTGAGAAATATCCTAATTTACATATTGATGTACTGAAGGCAGGACATCATGGCAGTAAAACCTCGACGAGTGAGAAATTTATAAATAAAATTAAACCCTCTATTGCCTTAATTTCAGTTGGTGAACGTAATCGTTATGGCCATCCTCATAACGAAGTCTTAGAGCAGCTCTCGAATACAACTATATACCGAACTGATAACCAAGGTGCCATCACCTATAGGTTTTATAAGGACAGTGGAACCTTTTCTGCCTATTTACATAAGATAAAGCAATAA
- a CDS encoding YqzM family protein, with protein MNEFEKNVQSKGNDAIDSGIGFVVSFGFFATMFIIATVIKVVGS; from the coding sequence GTGAATGAATTTGAAAAGAATGTGCAAAGTAAAGGTAATGACGCAATCGATTCTGGGATAGGCTTTGTTGTTTCTTTTGGTTTTTTTGCTACAATGTTTATTATTGCTACAGTTATTAAAGTTGTCGGATCCTAA
- the holA gene encoding DNA polymerase III subunit delta has product MVLEVWKQIKQREIAPIYLLYGTETFLINETKQLLLNQVLDEEEKDFNFTAYDLEETPIETALEDAETFPFLGEKKVIFLHNPKFLTAEKTKEKIDHNISRFEMYIKEPAPYTILVISAPYEKLDERKKITKELKRSAVTVEAKKLNEHDLKNWVKERAKVQGIVFDHDALELLITLVGTNMFMITSEVDKLALYAAEEKQINATMVEKLVSRSLEQNIFTLIEKVVQRRPEDALRIYYDLLKQNEEPIKILALLAGQFRLIYQVKELSRRGYGQQQMAGFLKTHPFRVKLAAGQANQFTDEELTNLIGMLANADHQMKTGGMNKSLLIELLLFKIKR; this is encoded by the coding sequence ATGGTATTAGAAGTTTGGAAACAAATTAAACAACGGGAAATTGCTCCCATTTATTTATTATATGGTACAGAGACTTTTTTAATCAATGAAACGAAACAATTGCTGCTAAATCAGGTTTTAGATGAAGAAGAAAAGGACTTTAATTTTACCGCGTATGATTTAGAAGAAACACCTATCGAAACGGCGTTAGAGGATGCAGAAACCTTCCCTTTTTTAGGTGAAAAAAAGGTGATATTTTTACATAATCCCAAGTTTTTAACTGCTGAAAAGACAAAAGAAAAAATTGACCATAATATCTCCAGATTTGAAATGTATATTAAAGAACCTGCTCCCTATACAATCTTGGTTATCTCGGCTCCGTATGAAAAACTTGATGAACGAAAAAAGATTACCAAAGAGCTAAAAAGAAGTGCTGTCACAGTAGAAGCAAAAAAGTTGAACGAGCATGACTTGAAAAATTGGGTAAAGGAAAGAGCAAAAGTACAGGGCATTGTTTTTGATCATGATGCACTCGAACTCTTGATTACACTTGTAGGTACGAATATGTTTATGATTACAAGTGAAGTGGATAAATTAGCGTTGTATGCTGCTGAGGAAAAACAAATTAATGCCACAATGGTTGAAAAATTAGTTTCGAGATCTCTGGAGCAAAATATTTTTACCTTAATTGAAAAAGTAGTCCAAAGAAGACCGGAAGACGCACTAAGAATTTATTATGATTTATTAAAGCAAAACGAGGAACCGATTAAGATATTAGCACTGCTTGCAGGGCAATTCAGGCTTATTTATCAGGTAAAAGAGCTTTCGAGAAGAGGGTATGGACAACAGCAAATGGCTGGTTTTTTGAAAACTCATCCCTTCCGAGTAAAGCTTGCTGCAGGACAAGCCAATCAATTTACGGATGAAGAATTGACCAACCTAATAGGGATGCTGGCAAATGCTGACCATCAAATGAAAACGGGAGGCATGAATAAATCATTACTAATAGAATTGTTGTTATTTAAAATAAAACGTTAA
- the rpsT gene encoding 30S ribosomal protein S20 yields the protein MPNIKSAIKRVKTSEARNAQNTTAKSAMRTAVKKVEAAVTLNDAPAAKEAFSTAASKLDKAAAKGLIHKNAAARKKSRLAKKANSL from the coding sequence ATGCCTAACATTAAATCTGCTATTAAGCGTGTAAAAACAAGCGAAGCTCGTAATGCTCAAAATACAACTGCTAAATCTGCAATGCGTACTGCTGTTAAGAAAGTAGAAGCTGCTGTTACTCTTAACGATGCTCCTGCTGCTAAAGAAGCATTCTCAACTGCTGCTAGCAAACTAGACAAGGCTGCTGCTAAAGGACTTATCCATAAAAATGCTGCTGCTCGTAAAAAATCACGTCTTGCTAAAAAAGCTAACTCTCTATAA
- the gpr gene encoding GPR endopeptidase, protein MQENLNTNIDLSQYSIRTDLAIEAREMVIADREGTVNQAENISQIEGVIIKEKDVDDIKISLVEVTEEGGNQLGKKAGRYLTLEVQGIRQQDTPLQQKVEGIFAKEFAHFLEGTGIKKDATCLVVGLGNWNVTPDALGPMVCENLLITRHLFQLQPESVEEGYRPVSSLVPGVMGLTGIETSDIIFGVVEKTKPDFVIAIDALAARSIERVNSTIQVSDTGIHPGSGVGNKRKELSKETLGVPVIAIGVPTVVDAVSITSDTIDYILKHFGKELKEGNRPSRALAPAGMTFGKRKKLTEDDLPEEKHRKTFLGMIGTLEEEEKRKLIYEVLSPLGHNLMVTPKEVDVFIEDMANLIASGLNASLHSNVDQGNAGYYTR, encoded by the coding sequence ATGCAGGAGAACTTAAATACCAATATAGACTTAAGTCAGTACTCAATTCGAACGGATTTAGCGATTGAAGCAAGAGAAATGGTTATTGCTGATAGGGAAGGGACAGTCAATCAAGCGGAGAACATCTCACAAATTGAAGGGGTCATCATAAAAGAAAAAGATGTAGATGATATAAAAATATCATTAGTTGAGGTCACAGAAGAAGGCGGAAATCAACTAGGTAAAAAAGCTGGACGTTATTTAACACTTGAAGTACAAGGGATTAGGCAGCAGGATACACCGTTGCAACAAAAAGTTGAGGGGATTTTTGCAAAAGAATTCGCGCACTTTCTAGAAGGCACAGGGATTAAAAAAGATGCAACTTGTCTTGTTGTTGGCCTGGGAAATTGGAATGTGACTCCTGATGCACTTGGACCGATGGTTTGTGAGAACCTACTTATTACCAGACACTTGTTCCAATTACAGCCAGAGAGTGTAGAAGAAGGATATCGTCCAGTTAGTTCTTTAGTTCCTGGGGTAATGGGATTAACAGGAATTGAGACGAGCGATATTATTTTTGGAGTAGTGGAAAAAACAAAGCCTGATTTTGTTATAGCTATTGATGCATTAGCAGCTAGATCAATTGAAAGAGTCAATTCTACCATCCAAGTCTCTGATACAGGTATTCATCCAGGGTCAGGTGTAGGGAATAAAAGAAAAGAATTAAGCAAAGAAACATTGGGAGTGCCTGTAATAGCTATCGGAGTTCCGACTGTTGTTGACGCCGTTTCAATTACGAGTGACACGATCGATTATATCCTGAAGCATTTTGGTAAGGAGCTTAAGGAAGGAAATCGTCCTTCAAGAGCCCTCGCACCCGCGGGTATGACGTTTGGGAAGCGAAAAAAACTTACCGAAGATGATCTTCCGGAAGAAAAACACCGTAAGACCTTCTTAGGGATGATTGGAACTTTAGAAGAGGAAGAAAAACGTAAATTAATCTACGAGGTTCTATCCCCTCTTGGACATAATCTAATGGTCACTCCAAAAGAAGTGGATGTATTTATTGAAGATATGGCTAACCTTATTGCAAGCGGCTTGAATGCTTCTCTCCACAGTAACGTCGATCAAGGGAATGCAGGTTACTATACACGTTAA
- a CDS encoding stage II sporulation protein P, which produces MKSTRNSGLFLTVQGTNLIKVTSFILLFMVLVFSISGLLTSLKPQFRPMSNSVNTAANQVNGKMLYQLMAWENHHFLSIEDNLTASPKLTNLIFKLSSNINLNDPRSLLGRELPGFFQFDGKIVVAGEGSNYTNMPMESAPPIEIMQAEREASLQNLEGIDQGDSGGEKPSPSLTTGEKKVVHLYFTHNRESYLPYLQGVTDPDLAYHSQLNVTKIGDKLKESLEARGIGTSVDKTDIMGTVKMPVTYRKSGELVQTAMAQNREIQYLIDIHRDARRKDKTTPIINGQAYAQLVFVVGGNNPNHEKNEKLATDLHNLLQEKYKGISWGVLKKAGAGSNGVYNQNLSENALLIEFGGVDNTFEEINRSAEALADVFSEYFWQAEKVNAEPSTDKQ; this is translated from the coding sequence ATGAAATCTACTAGGAATTCTGGATTGTTTTTGACGGTGCAAGGGACGAATCTTATAAAAGTAACCTCTTTTATCTTATTGTTTATGGTATTGGTGTTTTCCATCAGTGGGTTGTTAACATCATTAAAGCCCCAATTCCGACCTATGTCTAACTCTGTAAATACAGCAGCGAATCAAGTTAATGGGAAAATGCTCTATCAACTAATGGCATGGGAGAATCATCATTTCCTGTCCATTGAAGATAATTTAACAGCAAGCCCTAAGTTAACCAACTTAATTTTTAAGCTTTCGAGCAATATTAATTTAAACGACCCTAGAAGTCTTTTAGGCAGGGAACTACCCGGATTTTTTCAGTTTGACGGAAAAATTGTTGTCGCCGGTGAAGGTTCCAACTATACCAATATGCCAATGGAATCAGCACCACCAATAGAAATTATGCAAGCAGAGCGCGAGGCTTCATTGCAGAACTTAGAAGGAATTGATCAAGGCGACAGCGGTGGTGAAAAGCCTTCACCGTCACTTACGACAGGTGAAAAGAAGGTCGTACATCTCTACTTTACACATAATCGCGAGTCCTATCTCCCTTATCTGCAAGGAGTCACCGATCCTGACCTGGCGTATCATTCTCAATTAAATGTAACGAAAATAGGCGATAAATTAAAAGAAAGCCTAGAGGCTAGAGGGATTGGAACATCGGTTGATAAAACAGATATAATGGGGACAGTCAAGATGCCAGTTACTTATCGAAAATCAGGTGAATTGGTTCAGACTGCAATGGCACAAAACCGTGAAATACAATATTTAATCGACATCCACCGGGATGCACGCCGGAAGGATAAAACTACACCAATAATAAATGGACAAGCCTATGCACAGTTGGTTTTTGTAGTAGGTGGAAACAACCCTAACCATGAAAAAAATGAAAAGTTAGCCACAGATCTCCATAATCTTTTACAAGAGAAATATAAAGGGATCAGTTGGGGAGTTTTGAAAAAAGCAGGCGCGGGCTCAAATGGAGTATATAATCAAAATCTTTCTGAGAATGCCTTATTAATTGAATTTGGCGGCGTCGACAATACATTTGAAGAGATAAATCGTTCAGCTGAGGCACTAGCCGATGTTTTCAGTGAATATTTCTGGCAGGCAGAAAAAGTGAATGCTGAACCTTCCACGGATAAACAATAG
- a CDS encoding YqxA family protein, which produces MKMFMLKFFCILALMFISVLAGMQLANDGIHKMKGYDDPNFQNAVAINDNGEQVKATFLGNEISSHDLNEKKKKLEEISAFNLFSSMGKKISQGVSNASEKLINLITK; this is translated from the coding sequence ATGAAAATGTTCATGCTAAAGTTTTTCTGTATCCTGGCGCTGATGTTTATTTCGGTCTTAGCTGGGATGCAATTGGCTAATGACGGTATTCATAAGATGAAAGGCTACGATGACCCGAATTTTCAAAATGCTGTTGCAATAAATGACAATGGTGAACAAGTTAAGGCAACTTTTTTGGGAAATGAAATATCGTCTCATGATCTAAACGAAAAGAAAAAGAAGCTTGAGGAAATAAGTGCCTTTAATCTATTTTCCTCGATGGGAAAGAAGATTTCACAAGGTGTCTCTAATGCTTCAGAAAAACTGATTAATCTAATAACAAAATAA